A window from Actimicrobium sp. CCC2.4 encodes these proteins:
- a CDS encoding AsmA family protein, with protein sequence MRLPGIPVDIPRYACISAVIVLLLVAGMALASHLLFDQPRWISWLEQRATADSGRPVHIGALSVHLLPQPGIDIYRLQIADPADAQAIPLLQAAQVSARLALWPLLVGQVRISGLVARGVHLELERNGDGVPNWRWPAAGQGAAPLDLGALTSVRISQSSVRYRSPQFDSGITQITQLSILSEPGWRDIEVDALLRRDRRELVASARLDQLSVLPSGRITLQTGSARLRAEGRLPLQAVLTNAAVKLQVDAHRPNDLLAFMNLDAGLRTIAPISLHAELHESGGTLTASAIDARLGDLQVTGNARLDRGGSRPTFDAQLSTPLLDWVAVLADAGRAPLPPKPAGELFHSRPFTWRALAALKGAQGSVDVRIGRLRTRPGVELTDVSSTLLIDDDTLQLSQIKARLLDGSASGDIRLKAAGKQAHMALQLQDISLQKWMIAVGGIAPLTGGPMQIDARVDAHGDNMKEMAASLSGPVRVRVGPATIISRSGAQAEALLTGLTPIFSVRDDNRILLECAAANLVFVDGRAAASPLVGVRSQASQLLTSGILDLRAETVNLHGRVRARSGIAIGLATLTGDVRISGPLDRPLVMLDPTGTPSALIRLGAAIATGGLSIVGTALWDGANPGTDPCQSVFRDNARNTRRGARAVP encoded by the coding sequence ATGCGCCTACCCGGAATTCCGGTCGACATTCCCCGTTATGCCTGCATCAGTGCCGTCATTGTTCTGTTGCTGGTGGCCGGGATGGCGCTGGCGTCGCACCTGTTGTTCGACCAGCCACGCTGGATCAGCTGGCTCGAGCAGCGTGCGACGGCAGACTCGGGACGTCCGGTGCACATCGGCGCGCTGTCAGTACATTTGCTGCCGCAGCCGGGGATCGATATCTATCGCTTGCAGATTGCCGATCCGGCCGATGCGCAGGCAATTCCGTTGTTACAGGCCGCGCAAGTGTCGGCACGACTGGCGCTGTGGCCATTGCTGGTCGGGCAGGTGCGGATATCCGGCCTGGTTGCCCGGGGCGTGCACCTCGAGCTGGAAAGAAACGGCGATGGTGTCCCGAACTGGCGCTGGCCGGCTGCCGGACAAGGTGCTGCACCGCTGGATCTGGGCGCGCTGACTTCGGTCCGGATAAGCCAGTCCAGCGTACGCTACCGCAGCCCGCAATTCGATAGCGGCATCACGCAGATCACGCAATTGAGCATTCTCAGCGAACCCGGCTGGCGCGACATCGAGGTCGACGCGCTGTTGCGGCGCGACCGGCGCGAGCTGGTTGCCAGTGCGCGGCTCGATCAACTGTCGGTGCTGCCCAGCGGCAGGATTACCTTGCAGACCGGTTCGGCACGCCTGAGGGCCGAGGGCCGCCTGCCGCTGCAGGCCGTGCTAACCAATGCCGCGGTCAAGTTGCAGGTTGATGCGCACCGGCCCAATGACTTGCTGGCATTCATGAATCTGGATGCAGGCTTGCGCACCATCGCGCCCATCTCGCTGCATGCCGAATTGCATGAATCGGGCGGTACGCTGACCGCCAGCGCGATCGATGCCCGGCTTGGCGATTTGCAGGTCACCGGCAATGCCCGCCTCGATCGGGGTGGTAGCCGGCCGACCTTTGATGCACAGCTATCTACCCCGTTGCTGGATTGGGTGGCCGTGCTGGCCGACGCCGGTCGGGCACCGTTACCGCCAAAGCCGGCCGGCGAACTGTTCCATTCCCGGCCGTTTACGTGGCGCGCTCTCGCGGCGCTCAAGGGTGCGCAGGGCAGTGTCGACGTGCGTATTGGCAGGCTGCGCACCCGGCCCGGTGTCGAGTTGACCGATGTCAGCAGCACGCTGCTGATCGATGACGATACGCTGCAGCTGAGTCAGATCAAGGCACGCTTGCTCGATGGCAGCGCCAGCGGCGACATCCGCCTAAAAGCGGCGGGCAAGCAAGCGCACATGGCGTTACAACTACAGGATATTTCGCTGCAAAAATGGATGATTGCGGTCGGCGGGATTGCCCCGCTGACCGGTGGCCCGATGCAGATCGATGCCCGGGTAGACGCCCATGGCGACAACATGAAAGAGATGGCGGCATCGTTGAGCGGTCCGGTCCGCGTCCGCGTCGGGCCGGCCACCATCATCAGTCGTTCCGGTGCGCAGGCCGAAGCCCTGCTGACCGGACTGACGCCGATTTTTTCGGTGCGCGATGACAACCGGATCCTGCTCGAATGTGCCGCGGCCAACCTCGTCTTCGTCGACGGTCGTGCTGCCGCCAGTCCGCTGGTGGGTGTGCGCAGCCAGGCCAGCCAGTTGCTCACTAGCGGCATCCTCGATTTGCGCGCAGAAACCGTGAACCTGCACGGTCGCGTGCGGGCCCGGTCCGGCATCGCGATCGGCCTGGCGACATTGACCGGCGACGTGCGCATCAGTGGTCCGCTGGACCGTCCGCTCGTCATGCTCGATCCAACCGGCACGCCGTCGGCGCTGATACGGCTCGGCGCGGCGATTGCCACCGGCGGGCTGAGCATTGTCGGTACGGCCCTGTGGGATGGTGCCAATCCGGGCACCGACCCGTGCCAGTCAGTCTTCCGCGATAATGCCCGCAACACGCGTCGCGGCGCGCGCGCCGTTCCCTGA
- a CDS encoding phospholipase D family protein: MMKNSLLLLTAALLLGGCATLPEQVHRTPSVALATPQDTRLGQIVLASLPAGEQSGFRLLPTGSFAFDTRIALARRAERTLDVQYYLFHGDESGRAIGRELLAAAKRGVRVRVLLDDIATQGQDDLLARLSSRPNFEVRVFNPFAGGRSRLFTRVLASLGDLNRVNHRMHNKLFVADNAMAITGGRNIGNEYFMQGTASNFIDLDVFAAGAIVPQLSAVFDDFWNSDYAYPATVFGTVPLDVEVAPPSPPTALVAAVEAVRDPLGHAALATEIDAGRLALAWAPASVVADSPDKVAGLSGRDAGATVSHHIVGLMESAQSDVVVISPYFVPGKIGMAAMQRLAARGIRMVVLTNSLAANDSALVHIGYARYRRPMLELGVHLYELSATGAQKRNRLGLFGSSHASLHAKVVVVDQRRVFIGSLNLDARSARTNTEMGLVIDSPVLAAEIDGLLRADHDESVYRLRLSARTGALEWVATDDGVEVVYTSEPDVSSLLEFGLWLLSPLAPEELL, encoded by the coding sequence ATGATGAAAAATTCTCTGCTGCTGTTGACTGCGGCGCTGCTTCTGGGCGGCTGTGCCACGCTGCCCGAACAGGTCCACCGGACGCCGTCGGTGGCGCTGGCCACGCCGCAGGACACCCGCCTCGGCCAGATCGTGCTGGCCTCGCTGCCGGCGGGCGAACAGTCGGGTTTTCGCTTGCTGCCGACCGGCAGTTTTGCCTTCGACACCCGCATCGCGCTGGCGCGCCGCGCCGAACGCACCCTCGACGTCCAGTACTACCTGTTCCATGGCGATGAGTCGGGTCGTGCGATCGGGCGCGAATTGCTGGCGGCGGCAAAGCGCGGCGTACGGGTGCGGGTACTGCTCGACGATATCGCCACGCAGGGACAGGATGACTTGCTGGCCCGCTTGTCGTCCCGTCCGAACTTTGAGGTGCGCGTCTTTAATCCCTTTGCCGGCGGTCGTTCGCGCTTGTTCACCCGCGTGCTGGCGTCGCTGGGCGATCTGAACCGGGTCAACCACCGGATGCACAACAAGTTGTTCGTGGCCGACAACGCGATGGCCATCACCGGCGGGCGCAACATCGGCAACGAATACTTCATGCAGGGCACGGCCAGCAATTTCATTGATCTCGATGTGTTTGCCGCCGGTGCCATCGTGCCGCAGCTGTCGGCCGTATTCGACGATTTCTGGAATAGCGATTACGCCTATCCGGCCACCGTCTTCGGCACGGTGCCGCTTGATGTCGAGGTCGCGCCGCCATCGCCGCCGACCGCGCTTGTGGCGGCGGTAGAGGCAGTGCGTGATCCGCTCGGTCATGCTGCGCTGGCCACCGAGATCGATGCCGGCAGGCTGGCGCTGGCCTGGGCGCCTGCCAGCGTGGTGGCCGATTCGCCCGATAAAGTCGCCGGCCTGAGCGGGCGCGACGCCGGCGCGACAGTGAGCCACCATATCGTCGGCCTGATGGAGAGTGCGCAATCGGACGTGGTCGTGATCTCGCCGTATTTTGTGCCCGGCAAAATCGGCATGGCGGCGATGCAGCGGCTGGCTGCGCGCGGTATCCGCATGGTGGTGCTGACCAATTCGCTGGCGGCCAACGACTCGGCACTGGTGCATATCGGCTATGCCCGGTATCGGCGCCCGATGCTGGAACTGGGCGTGCATCTGTACGAGCTCAGTGCAACCGGCGCGCAAAAGCGCAACCGCCTGGGCCTGTTCGGCTCGTCGCATGCCAGCCTGCACGCGAAGGTGGTTGTGGTCGATCAGCGTCGCGTGTTCATCGGCTCGCTCAATCTGGATGCCCGCTCGGCGCGCACTAATACCGAAATGGGACTGGTCATCGACAGCCCCGTGCTGGCCGCTGAAATCGATGGTTTGCTCAGGGCCGACCACGACGAAAGTGTCTACCGGCTGCGCCTGTCGGCGCGCACCGGTGCGCTGGAATGGGTGGCCACCGATGACGGTGTCGAAGTGGTCTACACCAGCGAGCCCGATGTCAGCAGCCTGCTTGAATTCGGGCTCTGGCTGCTCTCGCCGCTGGCACCCGAAGAGTTGTTGTAG
- a CDS encoding flagellar basal body-associated FliL family protein: MAKSDSRDKFTLVTAGLVILLLVATFAAIWFYRQDRLKTEVRQNYTMVGPLVISTDEYSVGTRMALETSAGDAKWAVQNQPAIRAVIESTLRSLDAEQVHMPGGLAALQVVLTDAVNKSLKTDKVERILLTDFLLQTGV, from the coding sequence ATGGCCAAATCCGACTCCCGCGACAAATTTACCCTGGTCACCGCCGGGCTGGTGATCCTGCTGCTGGTAGCGACCTTCGCGGCGATCTGGTTCTACCGTCAGGACCGGCTCAAGACAGAAGTACGTCAGAACTACACGATGGTCGGACCGCTGGTGATCAGCACCGATGAGTATTCGGTGGGCACCCGCATGGCGCTGGAAACCAGTGCCGGCGACGCCAAATGGGCGGTCCAGAACCAGCCGGCGATCCGCGCCGTCATCGAATCGACACTGCGTTCGCTCGATGCCGAACAGGTGCATATGCCAGGCGGACTGGCGGCCCTGCAAGTCGTGCTGACCGACGCGGTCAACAAGAGCCTGAAGACCGACAAGGTCGAGCGCATCCTGCTCACCGATTTCCTGCTGCAGACCGGCGTCTGA
- a CDS encoding cupin domain-containing protein codes for MMQLNADFSLRVAVHAAQLPWVASPVAGIERRMLDRIGDEVARATSIVRYAAGSQFTAHVHGGGEEFLVLDGVFSDEHGDCPAGTYVRNPPTSQHTPHSGPGCTILVKLRQFDPDDRTAVRLAAGPDDFQPVPERAGVSVRALFVDQHEVVQIERWAAGSMIRQSYPEGVEVLVLEGSFAESGEAFAVQSWLRLPAPASLQAQAGAQGCLVWIKQGGILPQLSAADS; via the coding sequence ATGATGCAGCTCAATGCCGATTTCAGCCTCCGCGTCGCCGTGCATGCGGCGCAATTGCCGTGGGTCGCGTCGCCGGTGGCCGGCATCGAGCGGCGCATGCTCGACCGCATCGGTGACGAAGTCGCCCGTGCCACCTCGATCGTGCGCTATGCCGCCGGCAGCCAGTTCACCGCGCATGTGCATGGCGGTGGCGAAGAGTTTCTGGTGCTGGACGGGGTGTTCAGCGACGAGCATGGCGATTGTCCGGCGGGCACCTATGTGCGCAATCCGCCGACGTCGCAGCACACGCCGCACTCCGGTCCGGGTTGCACGATTCTCGTCAAGCTCAGGCAGTTCGATCCGGATGACCGGACCGCAGTGCGGCTGGCGGCCGGACCGGACGATTTTCAGCCGGTGCCGGAGCGGGCCGGCGTGTCCGTGCGAGCCTTGTTCGTCGATCAGCACGAAGTCGTGCAGATCGAACGCTGGGCCGCCGGCTCGATGATCCGTCAATCGTATCCGGAAGGCGTCGAAGTGCTGGTACTCGAAGGCAGTTTTGCAGAGAGCGGCGAAGCCTTTGCCGTGCAGTCCTGGCTGCGCCTGCCGGCACCAGCGAGCCTGCAGGCACAGGCCGGTGCGCAAGGATGCCTGGTCTGGATCAAGCAGGGCGGCATACTGCCGCAGCTCAGCGCAGCTGATTCTTGA
- a CDS encoding choice-of-anchor C family PEP-CTERM protein, whose product MKLSQLIQAGAFATIAVFGSAHAADNLITNGDFETFSSPFNDSSFSTVNAGSSALTGWIVGGASIDVIKNGQYGAISGNSIDLLGTPGPGSLSQAFNTVIGNFYSLNFDLSQNSNDAPSTTVSVNGNSMVYSGTIPFSHFSQQFKATEASTTLSFSSLGGGNSGAVLDNVSVSAVPEPSTYALMLGGLGLMGFMARRRKQS is encoded by the coding sequence ATGAAGTTGTCCCAATTGATCCAGGCAGGCGCCTTCGCCACTATTGCGGTTTTTGGTAGCGCCCATGCAGCAGACAACCTGATCACCAATGGTGATTTTGAAACGTTTTCCAGCCCGTTCAACGACTCCTCTTTTTCTACCGTCAACGCTGGCTCCTCCGCGCTGACAGGCTGGATCGTCGGTGGTGCATCGATCGATGTGATCAAAAACGGCCAGTACGGTGCCATCAGCGGCAACAGTATTGACTTGCTGGGCACCCCGGGTCCTGGCTCGCTGTCACAGGCATTCAATACCGTCATTGGCAATTTTTACTCGTTGAATTTTGATCTTTCACAAAACTCTAACGACGCACCATCAACAACAGTCAGTGTTAATGGCAACAGTATGGTTTATTCCGGCACGATCCCGTTCTCGCATTTCAGCCAGCAATTCAAGGCTACTGAAGCAAGTACGACCCTGTCTTTCTCGAGTCTGGGTGGCGGTAACAGCGGCGCCGTCCTCGACAACGTCTCGGTCTCGGCAGTACCAGAGCCATCGACCTACGCGCTGATGCTGGGCGGGCTTGGCTTGATGGGCTTCATGGCACGTCGTCGCAAGCAGTCCTAA
- a CDS encoding glutathione S-transferase, translating into MKIYDFKGFPSPARVRIALAEKGLTDRVEFVHVNVPAGEHKLPAFVAKNPSAAVPVLELDDGTMIAGSTDITAFVGPGFADFAKIAIPADLASLHEWRARIAARPGVKAS; encoded by the coding sequence ATGAAGATTTACGATTTCAAGGGGTTCCCGAGTCCCGCCCGCGTACGCATCGCCCTGGCTGAAAAAGGCCTGACTGACCGTGTCGAATTTGTCCATGTCAATGTCCCGGCAGGCGAACACAAATTACCGGCCTTCGTGGCCAAAAATCCGTCGGCGGCCGTGCCGGTACTCGAACTTGATGATGGCACCATGATCGCCGGGAGCACCGACATCACCGCCTTCGTTGGTCCGGGCTTTGCCGATTTTGCGAAGATCGCGATTCCTGCCGACCTGGCCAGCCTGCATGAATGGCGCGCCCGCATCGCCGCGCGTCCCGGCGTCAAGGCATCCTGA
- a CDS encoding sensor domain-containing diguanylate cyclase, producing the protein MLAQQFCPIPADEPERIARVRSFDILDTPPEIEFDALTRVVAHAFNAPIAVIALMDSDRLWFKSRLGLDVPQLDRKIAFCAHAIMTPDAPLVIEDLAGDARFIINPLVSRAPHLRFYAGAPLVDDGGHALGTIAVIDTRPRPFNDAQRKILMDCSRLVMTALQGRRRALLLERLAMTDYLTGLPNRVQFDQAMATEMQHAQRSGKPFSLLCLDLDGFKGVNDQFGHAAGDEVLCEVARRLQRQLRLGDTAARLGGDEFAIVTRDADSAAVTTLAHRLTESVRLPIELSGGNRVTLGISVGIASYTSDVTSAQLLLARADKALYSIKNQLR; encoded by the coding sequence ATGCTGGCTCAACAATTCTGCCCCATCCCCGCCGACGAACCTGAACGCATCGCGCGCGTGCGGTCCTTCGACATCCTCGATACCCCGCCCGAAATCGAGTTCGACGCCCTCACGCGCGTCGTCGCCCACGCGTTCAATGCGCCTATCGCCGTGATTGCTCTGATGGACAGCGACCGGCTCTGGTTCAAGTCCAGGCTGGGACTGGACGTCCCCCAGCTGGACCGGAAAATCGCTTTTTGTGCCCATGCCATCATGACGCCCGATGCGCCGCTGGTGATTGAGGATCTGGCCGGCGACGCGCGCTTTATCATCAACCCGCTGGTCAGCCGCGCTCCCCACTTGCGCTTTTATGCCGGTGCGCCGCTGGTCGATGACGGCGGTCATGCACTCGGTACGATCGCCGTGATCGATACCCGGCCGCGCCCGTTCAATGATGCGCAACGGAAGATCCTGATGGATTGTTCGAGGCTGGTGATGACTGCGCTGCAGGGACGCCGCCGGGCACTGCTGCTGGAGCGACTGGCGATGACGGATTACCTGACCGGCTTGCCCAACCGGGTCCAGTTCGACCAGGCCATGGCAACCGAAATGCAGCACGCGCAACGTTCCGGAAAACCGTTCAGCCTGCTGTGCCTCGATCTCGATGGCTTCAAGGGTGTCAATGATCAATTCGGCCACGCGGCCGGCGATGAAGTGCTGTGCGAAGTGGCGCGACGGCTGCAGCGGCAATTGCGGCTGGGTGATACGGCGGCCCGCCTCGGCGGCGACGAATTTGCCATCGTCACGCGCGATGCCGACAGTGCTGCGGTGACGACATTGGCACACCGGTTGACGGAGTCCGTCCGGCTACCCATCGAGCTGTCCGGCGGCAACCGGGTGACGCTGGGGATTTCGGTCGGGATTGCGTCCTACACCAGCGATGTCACGTCGGCGCAGCTGCTGCTGGCGCGCGCCGACAAAGCCCTTTACAGCATCAAGAATCAGCTGCGCTGA
- a CDS encoding class I adenylate-forming enzyme family protein translates to MTITELLEQDFDTIPVLIRHHARVQPQHIALRDAERAMDYATVDSWMDRIAAALQRDGVAPRQAVALCAANSIEYALVFLGCLRAGLAVAPLAPSAGPDALTAMLQDAGAQLVFIDADAGVTLDQAATPATLPRIALDRLADWAAPAGSTPQPVDAQADWAFNIIYSSGTTGTPKGIVQSNAMRWAHVHRATLSGYGPQAVTLLATPLYSNTTLVCFLPSLALGGCVVLMPKFDVATYLALAVRYHVTHTMLVPVQYQRIMAYAGFDQHDLSAFHMKFCTSAPFSAALKADIVRRWPGGLVEYYGMTEGGGTCMLAAHEHPDKLHTVGQPAPDHDIRLIDEDGIEIARGETGEVVGRSPAMMTGYFGQPQKTAEAEWIAPDGRRFIRTGDLGRFDDAGFLTLLDRKKDMIISGGFNIYPSDLESMLRQHPDIADVAVAGVASERWGETPVAFVVLRAAANESAEQVLAWLNQRVGKMQRLAAVELVAELPRSAIGKVLKRELRDRFNSNAVA, encoded by the coding sequence ATGACCATCACCGAATTGCTGGAACAGGATTTCGACACCATCCCGGTACTGATCCGCCATCACGCGCGCGTGCAGCCGCAACACATCGCCTTGCGCGACGCGGAACGTGCGATGGACTATGCGACCGTCGATAGCTGGATGGACCGTATCGCCGCTGCCTTGCAGCGCGATGGCGTCGCCCCGCGCCAGGCCGTCGCGCTCTGCGCCGCCAATTCGATCGAGTACGCGCTGGTTTTTCTGGGCTGTCTGCGCGCCGGACTCGCCGTCGCACCGCTGGCACCAAGCGCCGGCCCCGACGCGCTGACGGCGATGCTGCAGGATGCCGGCGCGCAGCTGGTCTTCATCGATGCCGACGCCGGCGTCACGCTGGATCAGGCCGCCACCCCGGCGACTCTGCCGCGCATCGCGCTGGACCGGCTGGCCGACTGGGCCGCACCGGCCGGCAGCACGCCGCAGCCGGTCGATGCGCAGGCGGACTGGGCCTTCAATATCATTTATTCGTCCGGTACCACCGGCACGCCGAAAGGTATCGTCCAATCCAATGCGATGCGCTGGGCCCATGTCCATCGGGCCACGCTGTCGGGCTACGGTCCGCAGGCCGTCACGCTGCTGGCCACCCCGCTGTATTCGAACACCACGCTGGTGTGTTTCCTGCCCTCGCTGGCGCTGGGCGGCTGCGTGGTACTGATGCCTAAATTCGATGTCGCCACCTATCTCGCACTGGCGGTCCGCTATCACGTCACGCACACGATGCTGGTGCCGGTGCAGTACCAGCGCATCATGGCCTACGCCGGTTTTGACCAGCATGACCTGAGCGCTTTCCACATGAAGTTCTGCACCAGTGCGCCATTTTCTGCGGCACTGAAAGCCGATATCGTGCGGCGCTGGCCGGGTGGGCTGGTCGAGTACTACGGCATGACCGAGGGCGGCGGTACCTGCATGCTGGCAGCGCACGAGCATCCCGACAAGCTGCATACGGTCGGCCAGCCGGCACCGGATCACGATATCCGCTTGATCGACGAAGACGGCATCGAAATCGCACGCGGCGAAACCGGCGAAGTGGTCGGCCGTTCACCGGCGATGATGACCGGCTATTTCGGCCAGCCGCAAAAGACCGCCGAAGCCGAATGGATCGCGCCCGATGGGCGCCGTTTCATTCGCACCGGCGACCTCGGACGCTTCGACGACGCGGGTTTCCTGACGCTGCTGGACCGCAAGAAGGACATGATCATTTCGGGCGGATTCAATATCTATCCGAGCGATCTTGAAAGCATGCTGCGCCAGCATCCGGACATCGCCGACGTCGCCGTCGCGGGCGTGGCGTCGGAACGCTGGGGCGAAACACCGGTGGCATTCGTGGTCCTGCGCGCCGCAGCGAACGAGTCAGCAGAACAAGTGCTGGCCTGGCTGAACCAGCGCGTCGGCAAAATGCAGCGACTGGCGGCGGTGGAATTGGTGGCCGAATTGCCGCGCAGCGCGATCGGCAAAGTGCTCAAGCGCGAGTTGCGCGACCGCTTCAACAGCAACGCCGTCGCCTGA
- a CDS encoding DUF1653 domain-containing protein, translated as MYYRHYKGGIYELVGPATLESDLTPMVVYRAPDGSLWVRPAAVFHELVEVDGVWQPRFAQIQ; from the coding sequence ATGTACTACCGGCACTACAAAGGCGGCATTTATGAACTGGTCGGCCCGGCCACGCTGGAATCAGACCTGACACCGATGGTTGTCTATCGCGCACCTGATGGATCACTGTGGGTCCGGCCGGCGGCGGTGTTTCATGAACTGGTCGAGGTCGACGGTGTCTGGCAACCGCGCTTCGCTCAAATCCAATAG
- a CDS encoding CsbD family protein, whose protein sequence is MNKDQVSGEIKDLAGKLQEEAGKLTGSKEQQAKGLGKQIEGKAQKGLGDAKEFIDDKSK, encoded by the coding sequence ATGAACAAAGATCAAGTAAGTGGTGAAATCAAGGACCTCGCAGGCAAGCTTCAGGAAGAAGCAGGCAAGCTAACCGGCAGCAAGGAACAGCAAGCCAAGGGTCTTGGCAAACAGATCGAAGGCAAGGCCCAAAAAGGCCTGGGTGATGCCAAGGAATTCATCGACGACAAGTCCAAGTAA
- a CDS encoding pseudouridine synthase, translating into MKKLTLDRLLQSQGFGTRKWCRQLIDDGEVSVAGTVVTDYRTAFEPDGLTFRLFDEDWDFHEHVFVALHKPPNFECSRKPSHHPGVLSILPENFTWRDVQPVGRLDHDTTGLLLMSDHGPFIHAQSSPKSHIPKVYVATTAEAVTPELVALLLAGVQLHDEPAPLAAVRCSMVDSHRIEIVLEQGKYHQVKRMLAAAGNHCAALQRVAIGQLTLEGLGLEEGEWCYLDAAELALLVAGD; encoded by the coding sequence ATGAAAAAACTGACCCTCGACCGCCTCCTGCAATCGCAGGGATTCGGCACCCGCAAATGGTGCCGCCAATTGATCGACGACGGTGAAGTGTCTGTCGCCGGCACCGTCGTGACCGATTACCGGACCGCTTTCGAACCCGATGGCCTGACCTTCCGGCTGTTCGACGAAGACTGGGATTTCCACGAACACGTCTTCGTGGCGCTGCACAAGCCGCCAAACTTCGAATGCTCACGCAAGCCCAGCCATCATCCGGGCGTACTGAGCATCCTGCCGGAAAATTTCACGTGGCGCGACGTGCAACCGGTCGGCCGGCTTGACCACGACACCACCGGCCTGTTGCTGATGTCGGATCATGGGCCGTTCATCCATGCCCAGTCGTCGCCGAAATCGCATATCCCGAAAGTGTATGTCGCCACGACCGCTGAAGCGGTCACGCCGGAGCTGGTGGCGCTGCTGCTGGCCGGCGTGCAATTGCATGACGAACCGGCACCGCTGGCGGCAGTACGCTGCAGCATGGTCGATAGTCACCGGATAGAGATCGTGCTCGAGCAGGGCAAATACCATCAGGTCAAGCGCATGCTGGCCGCTGCGGGCAATCATTGCGCAGCGCTGCAGCGCGTAGCAATCGGCCAGCTGACGCTGGAGGGATTGGGGCTGGAAGAAGGGGAATGGTGTTATCTGGATGCGGCGGAACTGGCGTTGCTGGTAGCGGGGGATTGA
- a CDS encoding helix-turn-helix transcriptional regulator has product MIRATLAVSTARLPPVAPLYRLDPDEFPVVLHVLQDLLGVQTPDDFRAWADGPLQALLPHGMMIAGMAAIEAPAVLIRKVIVENWPLSYFELLRQPDGSFQSPIMARWHQGNTPQLYDPAVSDDVARGLWSDVFFDYHLGNIAAHGLRDLSGTHTTYFNFSQIPEKLSARHGYLLDLLTPHMHVALTRALLMVDVFGGGAPPVQLTGREQVILYWMREGKTNWEIAHICQRSEHTIKNQIEALFRKLQVSNRTQATSKVSAMGIRLAHPDAATSPLTK; this is encoded by the coding sequence ATGATCCGCGCCACATTAGCTGTCAGCACCGCCCGATTGCCGCCCGTCGCGCCGTTGTACCGGCTTGATCCGGACGAATTCCCGGTGGTGTTACATGTTCTGCAGGACTTGCTGGGGGTGCAGACGCCAGATGATTTTCGTGCCTGGGCCGATGGGCCACTGCAAGCCCTGCTGCCGCACGGGATGATGATTGCCGGCATGGCGGCAATCGAGGCACCGGCCGTGTTGATTCGCAAGGTCATCGTCGAGAACTGGCCCTTGTCGTATTTCGAGTTGCTCCGGCAACCTGATGGCAGCTTCCAGAGTCCGATCATGGCGCGCTGGCACCAGGGCAACACGCCGCAACTGTACGACCCGGCAGTCAGCGATGACGTTGCGCGCGGCTTGTGGAGCGATGTGTTCTTCGACTACCACCTCGGCAATATCGCGGCCCATGGTCTGCGGGACCTCAGTGGTACCCACACGACCTATTTCAATTTTTCGCAAATCCCGGAAAAGCTGTCGGCCCGCCATGGCTACCTGCTCGACCTGCTGACGCCGCACATGCATGTGGCGCTGACGCGGGCGTTACTGATGGTCGATGTTTTTGGTGGCGGCGCGCCACCGGTACAGCTGACAGGGCGCGAACAAGTGATTTTGTACTGGATGCGGGAAGGCAAGACCAACTGGGAAATTGCGCACATCTGCCAGCGTAGCGAGCACACGATCAAGAACCAGATCGAAGCGTTGTTTCGCAAACTGCAGGTCAGCAACCGGACCCAGGCCACCAGCAAAGTGTCGGCCATGGGGATCCGGCTGGCACACCCGGATGCAGCAACATCGCCACTGACGAAATGA